In [Phormidium] sp. ETS-05, the genomic window AAGCACCCAAATATAAATTTGCTTCATTTTCAATTTCTTGTCCACAAAGATATATACAAAGACTTGAAAATAAATCTGCCCAAGCTGAAAGGAAAAGTTTTAGATGTAGGGTGTGGTGAAAAACCTTATGAACCTTGGTTTTTATCTGCCAATACTTATATTGGGATAGATATTTATCAAGGCTCTAAAGTTGATGTTGTCGTAGAAACGTCAAAAGATTGGCCTTTTGAAACAGGATATTTTGATGCCGTGATATGTACTCAAGTTTTTGAACATACTGTGGATTTGGATAGTGTGCTTTCAGAAATACATAGGGTATTGAAACCTGGTGGTCAATTACTTGTTTCTGTTCCCTTTATATACAATGAGCATGGTTCTCCTGATGACTACCGCCGTTTTTCAACTCACGGGCTTAACAATCTGTTGTCAGACAAATTTGAAATAATTGATTTAAAACCTCAAGGTGGAATTGGCAGCACATTATGTACTTTACTCCTCAACTACATTGAAGTCTCGTGTAATCGCTATAAACTAACGCGGATTTTAAAAGGGCTGATGTTACCTGTTTAGCTACTATTATGTGGTTTTACTAACACACTGGGGTATTTGTTGGATGAGTTAGATAGAACAAAAGTTTTTTACAATAATGTACTTTGTAGGGCGAGCAAGCGATGCGATTAACATTAGTAATTTCAGGCCTCGGTGCTGGAGGTGCAGAACGAATAATGTCAGTTATGGCTAACTACTGGGTAAGTCAGAAAGACTGGCAAATCACGCTGTTAACATTGCATGACGACACAATACCTCCCTTTTATAGCCTTGATGTTCGGGTTAAATACATTCCTTTAGGCGTAGCTGGTTTTTCTCCAAATCCAATTGTAGGAATTGGCAACAATATCAAGCGCATCCAAAAACTTCGTTCTGCTATTATGGATAGCCAACCCTATGCAGTAATTAGCTTCATGGACAGAACGAACATCCTCACGCTACTAGCTACTTGGGGCTTGAAAATACCGATCATAATATCAGAACATGTATATCCGACTTGTTATCCTATTGGTCAAAGCTGGGAACTGTTGCGTCAACTGCTTTACCCAAAAGCCAATCGTATTGTTGTCCTCACCGAACGCATCAAAAGCTATTTCCGATCAGAAATTCAGTCTCAAACGGTGGTTATTCCTTATCCCGTCCTTCCACCTTCGGAAATCGATGTTAACTCGGCTAATACAGTATTTCTTCAAAAGCCTGCAATTATAGCTATGGGACGTTTGGCTGAACAAAAAGGTTTTGACTTGCTGTTACGTGCTTTTGCCAAAGTTAAAACTCTATTTCCAGAGTGGAGCTTGACCATTTTGGGTGAAGGAGTTCTCCGTTCAAACTTAGAAGATTTACGGCATGAACTAGGACTGAATGACTGCGTTAACTTACCTGGTCTAGTCAAAAATCCTTATGTTATTCTAAGACAGGCCGATCTATTCGTCATGTCTTCTAGATTTGAGGGATTTCCCAATGCTTTGTGTGAGGCAATGGCTTGCGGATTACCTGTAATTTCTACAGATTGTCCCAGTGGGCCAAGAGAAATTATTCAGGATGGTATAGATGGTATTCTAGTCCCGAATGGCGATGTAGAAGCCTTAGCCGCAGCAATGAATCGCCTCATATTAAATCATGAGGAGCGAAAAAATTTTGGACTTGCATCTCAAAAGGTGACAGAAAGATTTAGCTTAGACAGAATAATGACTATTTGGGAACAAATTATAAATCAAGTAGTTCATACACATTAAATATTTTTGGAAATTCAGACTATTGAAAATCAATTAATAATATAGCATAGTTCAATGGGCAAAAATCTTTTTTAAATGAACATATGGATTACTCATCATACAGTTTTATTAAATAAGCATGAAAAATATAGAAATATATTTTTATAGCCAAACACTTTAAGCGTCATCATAGATAAAATAATTAAAATAAAAAATGAAGCATATAGTTTTGATGGGTTTAGATAGACCAAACTACATTTTGGCAGATAAGTATTTAATTTCCACCTTCAATCCAACCAATTATTTATGCAGCAATGAGATTAGATATACATATGTTTTAGATATGCTATGGCGTGGAAACTATGAGCAAACGACAAAAGATATTCTAGGGATTCATCGGCAAAAAATTTTGGAACGTCACAAAATTTATGCAAAAATGCTTGATGATTTTGTAGAAAAATATGCCAATGTAGATATCATAGTAGCTAATTGGTTTAATCCTTTCCATCCAGAATGGTTAATCAAAAAATTCCCAAATGCCGTTAAGATTTATGGATGTATTGATGACCCTGTAGCTATATATCAAAGAAGATTAAACAGTTTATGGGCTTTTGATGCTGCTTTTTATATTTCGCCCAGCTATGACAAGGGTTTATCAATGGTAGAAGCATTGGAGTTATGGGGGGTTTCACAAAGCTATTGGTGGCCTTTGACTACAAATAAAGTCTGTCCAGATCATTGCCAAGCAATTAATTCTAGCTGGAATAACAGAACATCTGGAGTGATTTACGTAGGTGGGTTGTACGGCCCCAAGCTCGATAGACTAGCTGAACTCAAACAGAGACTGGGAAAAGACTTTTCAATTTATGGTCGCTGGCCTTTAGGCGGTTATGCAGGATTTCTGGGCCCATTAGTCGGAAGAAACTGGCTGCCATATCGCGTGCGGACAATTACCCAGGAGGAGCGCCAACAGTTATATCTTCGACATAAAATTGGTATAAATATGCACTTTTCGGAATGCCGTGAAACCGGAAATATGCGGATGTATGAAGTTCCATTTCATGGATTAATGTTACTGTGCAATAAAGCAGCCGATGGGTGGCACGAGTCTATCTATAAACCAGGTGTAGAGGCTGTTTTCTATGATGATATAGAAGATGCAGTT contains:
- a CDS encoding bifunctional 2-polyprenyl-6-hydroxyphenol methylase/3-demethylubiquinol 3-O-methyltransferase UbiG, with translation MLHFQFLVHKDIYKDLKINLPKLKGKVLDVGCGEKPYEPWFLSANTYIGIDIYQGSKVDVVVETSKDWPFETGYFDAVICTQVFEHTVDLDSVLSEIHRVLKPGGQLLVSVPFIYNEHGSPDDYRRFSTHGLNNLLSDKFEIIDLKPQGGIGSTLCTLLLNYIEVSCNRYKLTRILKGLMLPV
- a CDS encoding glycosyltransferase, whose translation is MKHIVLMGLDRPNYILADKYLISTFNPTNYLCSNEIRYTYVLDMLWRGNYEQTTKDILGIHRQKILERHKIYAKMLDDFVEKYANVDIIVANWFNPFHPEWLIKKFPNAVKIYGCIDDPVAIYQRRLNSLWAFDAAFYISPSYDKGLSMVEALELWGVSQSYWWPLTTNKVCPDHCQAINSSWNNRTSGVIYVGGLYGPKLDRLAELKQRLGKDFSIYGRWPLGGYAGFLGPLVGRNWLPYRVRTITQEERQQLYLRHKIGINMHFSECRETGNMRMYEVPFHGLMLLCNKAADGWHESIYKPGVEAVFYDDIEDAVDKATYYLKHDSEREKIARAGFERACKDYDADKCLEDFLDWASTVKIKSSRKVL
- a CDS encoding glycosyltransferase family 4 protein, with the translated sequence MRLTLVISGLGAGGAERIMSVMANYWVSQKDWQITLLTLHDDTIPPFYSLDVRVKYIPLGVAGFSPNPIVGIGNNIKRIQKLRSAIMDSQPYAVISFMDRTNILTLLATWGLKIPIIISEHVYPTCYPIGQSWELLRQLLYPKANRIVVLTERIKSYFRSEIQSQTVVIPYPVLPPSEIDVNSANTVFLQKPAIIAMGRLAEQKGFDLLLRAFAKVKTLFPEWSLTILGEGVLRSNLEDLRHELGLNDCVNLPGLVKNPYVILRQADLFVMSSRFEGFPNALCEAMACGLPVISTDCPSGPREIIQDGIDGILVPNGDVEALAAAMNRLILNHEERKNFGLASQKVTERFSLDRIMTIWEQIINQVVHTH